The Solidesulfovibrio fructosivorans JJ] DNA window TAAAAGTTTTTGGGAAGGGAGAGCGCGAGAGGGGAACCCTTTTTTCAAAAAGGGTTCCCCCTCTCGCCTCTTCATTTCGTCGAAAAGTGCCAAGCGCAGGCGCAGGCGGGGAGTGTGATCTCCGGCGGGCAGCTGACGCAGGTGGTGACGATGGCGGGGTCGATGCCGGCGGCGAAGGCCGTATATTCCACCGAACCGCCGGAGATACACGGATAGGGCGGCAGGCCCTGGCGTTCGCGCGAGGACTGCACCCGGCAGCGCACCATGCGCAGGACGAAGGAATCCGGGGTCTCGTCCGCGATCTCCCACTGGTTGATGCGCGACACCAGCCGCGCGCCAAAGGCGGCCTTGAGGGCGGGAAGTCCGCCCCGTTCGGGCAGGGCCAGGGCGGCCTTGGCCCGCAAGGCTTCGTAATAGCCCAGGCGCGACCAGCAGGTGTCGTTGACCCGCTTGGCATCGTGCATGCCCCGGGCGTCCTCGACCTTGCGGAACCACACCCCGTCCGCCGCCAGCCAGGAAACGGCCAGGGCGTCGAGCAGCTTGCCGAGCTTCTCCTCGCCCAGGGCTTCGAGGGCGGCGTTTATGTCCCCGGAAAGCCCCAGCGCCCGCTCAATGCGACGTGTGAGCAGCGGAATGTAGGCGTCCCCGACCTGGGATTCCAACGCCACGGCCCGCTCCGGACCCAACTGATGCGCCGTCTCGGCCAGCCATAACCCGTAGTGCACGGCAATCTGCCGCGCCGCCTCGACCACCCGTTGCGCTAAGGATGCAGCCGCATCGTCCGTGGCCGGGAGCGAAAAACGTTCATCTTTCATAGTAGAATCGGAAAAAGTCCGCCGAAGCGTTACAGCGTTGCGCCGATGATAAGCAGGGCCACATACACGGCCGTCGCAGTGAAGACGAATTGCCGCATGGTGCGGACGAACCGCTTCCGTTTGGCCAGCATGAACTCGATCATGCCGAGCCGCTCGTCGGGGCGGTCACACATATGCGGCAGCTTGTCGATATAGTGATCCATATAGGAATGCTCGGCCAACAGCAGCAAATAAATCCGCGGACGGAAGTAGAAACGATAAAAGAGCCAAAAGAACATGAAATACAGGACAAAGAGCACCATGGCATAACGCAGGCTCAACATCGACACCTTCCTTTCGGGTTGCGGCGCGCCAAGGACCCGCCGCCAGCTTTTTCCCACACTTCGCCCCCGAACTCAAGACGCCCTGCCGCCCCTT harbors:
- a CDS encoding DUF6125 family protein, with translation MKDERFSLPATDDAAASLAQRVVEAARQIAVHYGLWLAETAHQLGPERAVALESQVGDAYIPLLTRRIERALGLSGDINAALEALGEEKLGKLLDALAVSWLAADGVWFRKVEDARGMHDAKRVNDTCWSRLGYYEALRAKAALALPERGGLPALKAAFGARLVSRINQWEIADETPDSFVLRMVRCRVQSSRERQGLPPYPCISGGSVEYTAFAAGIDPAIVTTCVSCPPEITLPACACAWHFSTK